One segment of Macrotis lagotis isolate mMagLag1 chromosome 1, bilby.v1.9.chrom.fasta, whole genome shotgun sequence DNA contains the following:
- the LOC141509579 gene encoding olfactory receptor 2AJ1-like: protein MRAEKNETFARDFILLGLLDPKHFGLLFLILILIIFMVTITANTVLILLIHLDTRLHTPMYFLLSHLSFIDILNITNVVPKMASNYISGKKTITFAGCGLQIFLFVIFENAECLILAVMSYDRYVAICHPLRYPVFMNNQISVILAAACWLGGIINSTVHTTYVMFLPFCETNIMDHFFCEIPAMLKLSCVDTSQYERGLYVTAVIFVLTPFSIILASYAQILRSVLHMKSREAQKKAFSTCSSHLLVVVMYYGSAIFTYMRPKSYHSPGQDKVIAISYSILAPLLNPIIYSLRNKDVLGALKKVPGKALSH from the coding sequence ATGAGGGCGGAAAAGAATGAGACATTTGCTAGAGATTTCATCCTATTAGGATTATTGGATCCAAAGCATTTTGGATTGTTATTCTTAATACTTATTCTCATCATTTTTATGGTGACAATTACGGCAAACacagttttgattcttcttatcCACCTTGACACCCGACTCCACACTCCAATGTACTTCCTTCTCAGTCATCTCTCCTTCATAGATATCTTGAACATCACCAATGTTGTTCCCAAGATGGCCAGTAACTACATATCTGGCAAGAAAACCATCACATTTGCAGGTTGTGGACTCCAGATATTCCTCTTTGTCATCTTTGAGAATGCTGAGTGCCTTATTCTTGCAGTCATGTCCTATGATCGCTATGTAGCCATCTGCCACCCACTGCGTTATCCTGTCTTCATGAACAATCAAATTAGTGTCATTCTGGCTGCTGCCTGCTGGCTTGGGGGAATCATCAACTCTACAGTTCATACAACATATGTAATGTTCCTACCGTTTTGTGAGACAAATATCATGGACCATTTTTTCTGTGAAATCCCAGCCATGTTGAAACTTTCTTGTGTTGATACATCACAATATGAACGAGGACTCTATGTGACTGCTGTGATCTTTGTCCTAACTCCCTTTTCCATCATTCTTGCCTCTTATGCTCAGATTCTCCGTTCGGTGCTTCATATGAAATCTAGGGAAGCCCAGAAGAAAGCCTTTTCCACTTGTTCCTCCCACCTACTTGTGGTTGTAATGTACTATGGTTCAGCTATCTTTACATACATGAGACCCAAGTCTTATCATAGTCCAGGTCAGGACAAGGTCATAGCCATCTCATATAGCATTCTTGCTCCCTTGCTCAACCCTATCATCTACAGTCTCAGAAATAAAGATGTCTTAGGTGCCCTGAAGAAGGTTCCTGGTAAAGCACTTAGTCactga